The following proteins are co-located in the Bacteroidota bacterium genome:
- the rplS gene encoding 50S ribosomal protein L19 codes for MMNLLQYAESQLSPKVNHPSFKAGDTVTVHYQIKEGDKMRIQQFTGVVIQRRGHDSVETFTVRKMSNGIGVERIFPTNTPFIEKIEVKKHGVVRRARIYYLRKLTGKKARIQERIQTSDSE; via the coding sequence ATCATGAATCTCCTCCAATACGCTGAATCACAGCTTTCTCCGAAGGTAAATCACCCCTCTTTCAAGGCGGGCGACACAGTAACGGTTCACTACCAGATTAAGGAAGGCGACAAGATGCGCATCCAGCAGTTCACCGGCGTTGTAATCCAGCGTCGCGGACATGATTCGGTAGAAACTTTCACCGTTCGTAAGATGTCTAACGGCATTGGCGTGGAACGTATTTTCCCCACCAACACCCCCTTCATCGAAAAAATTGAAGTGAAAAAACACGGTGTGGTTCGCCGCGCACGTATTTACTACCTCCGCAAACTCACCGGCAAAAAAGCCCGTATTCAGGAGCGTATTCAGACTTCAGATTCAGAATAA
- the trmD gene encoding tRNA (guanosine(37)-N1)-methyltransferase TrmD: MRIDIISVVPELLESPFSHSIMKRAQQKGLAEVNLISLRDYATDKHRTVDDYAFGGGAGMVMKIEPIVACIEHLKSERHYDEIIYMSPDGEQFSQSIANQLSSLGNLLILCGHYKGVDERVREHFITREISVGDYVLSGGELAAAVVSDAVIRLIPGVLNDETSALSDSFQDNLLAPPVYTRPAEFRGWKVPEVLLSGHEANIHNWRHEQAVNRTRQRRPGLAEDL; the protein is encoded by the coding sequence ATGCGTATCGACATTATTTCCGTAGTACCCGAACTGCTCGAAAGCCCTTTTTCGCATTCCATCATGAAACGTGCACAGCAAAAGGGGCTGGCAGAGGTAAACCTTATCAGCCTGCGTGATTATGCTACCGACAAGCACCGCACGGTTGATGACTACGCCTTTGGCGGCGGTGCCGGCATGGTTATGAAAATAGAGCCCATAGTTGCCTGCATTGAACACCTTAAAAGTGAGCGGCATTACGACGAAATCATTTACATGTCGCCCGACGGGGAACAGTTCAGCCAGTCAATCGCCAACCAGCTTTCATCGCTCGGTAACCTGCTTATTCTTTGCGGGCATTACAAAGGCGTGGATGAGCGTGTACGCGAACACTTCATTACCCGCGAAATTTCGGTGGGTGATTACGTGCTATCGGGCGGTGAACTGGCCGCAGCCGTTGTAAGCGATGCCGTGATACGACTTATTCCCGGTGTACTGAACGACGAAACCTCAGCCCTGAGCGATTCCTTTCAGGATAATCTGCTGGCTCCGCCCGTTTATACCCGCCCGGCCGAATTTCGCGGCTGGAAAGTGCCTGAAGTCCTGCTCTCGGGCCACGAAGCCAATATTCACAACTGGCGCCACGAACAGGCCGTAAACCGAACACGCCAACGCCGGCCGGGGCTGGCAGAAGATCTGTAG
- a CDS encoding SocA family protein, whose amino-acid sequence MKLQETNHYKGFTHSHTLPLASANAVSDAFLKLSQPETGDVLTHLKLQKLLYYTQGFHLALYGCPLFEEAIYAWEHGPVIQQVYHRFKHLGSSSLPPPENYHSTDILDPKQLELIIDVNTVYGQFSAWKLRDMTHNEQPWLATPRNTEISHLLMQDYFKNQLLESDE is encoded by the coding sequence ATGAAATTACAAGAAACCAATCATTACAAAGGCTTCACACATTCGCATACATTACCACTGGCTTCTGCCAATGCGGTATCTGATGCTTTTCTTAAACTCAGCCAGCCCGAAACCGGTGATGTACTTACCCATTTAAAGCTCCAGAAGCTGCTTTATTATACACAGGGCTTTCATCTGGCACTTTATGGCTGTCCGCTTTTTGAAGAAGCCATCTATGCGTGGGAACACGGTCCGGTTATTCAGCAGGTTTATCACCGTTTTAAACACCTCGGTTCGTCGTCTCTGCCTCCTCCTGAAAACTATCACAGCACTGATATTCTCGACCCAAAACAACTCGAACTTATTATTGATGTGAACACCGTTTACGGCCAGTTCTCGGCATGGAAGCTTCGTGATATGACACACAATGAGCAACCCTGGCTTGCTACCCCGCGCAACACAGAAATCAGCCACCTGCTGATGCAGGATTATTTCAAAAATCAATTGCTCGAATCCGATGAGTAA
- the bioB gene encoding biotin synthase BioB yields the protein MTNIRHNWTIQELEEIYNRPLLDLIHQAATVHRENHNSRAVQVSSLLSIKTGGCPEDCSYCPQAARYHTEVKVHKLLPVQEVVSTAEKAKAAGASRMCLGAAWREVRNNRDFDQVLDMVKAINNLDMEVCCTLGMLTEEQAWKLAQAGVYAYNHNLDSSEEFYGEIISTRSYDDRLNTLNNVRKAGMTICSGGIIGMGESVTDRLGMLKTLANLSPHPESVPINALVAVEGTPLEDQPPVPVWDMVRMIATARIVLPKTVVRLSAGRTGMSAEGQALCFMAGANSIFAGEKLLTTPNPAFEADMELFRLLGLEPQTPFAKGRPKHSQPAPQEIAQP from the coding sequence ATGACAAACATTCGCCACAACTGGACGATTCAGGAATTAGAAGAAATTTACAACCGTCCGCTGCTCGACTTAATTCATCAGGCTGCCACTGTGCACCGCGAAAACCACAACAGCCGAGCGGTGCAGGTGAGTTCGCTGCTTTCTATTAAAACAGGCGGCTGCCCGGAAGATTGCAGCTACTGCCCACAGGCAGCCCGTTACCATACCGAGGTAAAAGTGCATAAACTGCTGCCTGTGCAGGAAGTAGTTTCCACTGCCGAAAAAGCCAAAGCTGCCGGTGCCTCGCGCATGTGTTTGGGTGCTGCGTGGCGCGAAGTGCGCAATAACCGTGATTTTGATCAGGTGCTGGATATGGTGAAAGCCATTAACAACCTTGATATGGAGGTGTGCTGCACGCTGGGCATGCTTACCGAAGAGCAGGCCTGGAAACTGGCGCAGGCTGGTGTTTATGCTTACAACCATAATCTCGACTCATCGGAGGAGTTCTACGGTGAAATTATTTCTACCCGCAGTTACGACGATCGTCTCAATACGCTTAATAACGTGCGCAAGGCTGGCATGACCATCTGTTCGGGCGGCATTATTGGTATGGGCGAATCAGTAACCGACCGCCTCGGTATGCTTAAAACGCTTGCCAACCTTAGTCCGCATCCTGAATCAGTGCCCATTAATGCGCTGGTGGCGGTAGAAGGTACACCGCTCGAAGATCAGCCGCCGGTGCCTGTGTGGGATATGGTGCGCATGATTGCCACTGCCCGCATTGTGTTGCCCAAAACTGTGGTCCGGCTGTCGGCCGGCCGCACGGGTATGAGCGCAGAAGGTCAGGCGCTTTGTTTTATGGCAGGCGCCAACTCAATTTTTGCCGGCGAAAAATTGCTTACCACGCCCAATCCGGCTTTTGAGGCGGATATGGAACTTTTCCGCCTGCTTGGCCTTGAACCGCAAACACCCTTTGCCAAAGGCCGCCCCAAACACTCACAACCTGCCCCGCAGGAGATTGCTCAGCCCTGA
- a CDS encoding aminotransferase class I/II-fold pyridoxal phosphate-dependent enzyme, with protein MSTIPVNEFMLQALQQRESEGALRALRIPGETVDFCSNDYYGFARSVEFSERINSAAGALASGSGGSRLLAGNSLFTEEAEREIAGIFEAETALIYSSGYAANLGFFQALGTRQATVLYDEYIHASVRDGIRLSMARAHHFAHNDVNDLRQKLARCSGLVFVAVEAVYSMDGDEAPLAEIAACCRLAGASLVVDEAHSTGVYFPGLTAERGLHAQVFARLHTFGKAGGVHGAVWTGSALLRNYLINFSRPFIYTTAPSPHSVAAMRYASREMKQQQPQLKQLLRNRIAYFRRQAELFPSLQLLPSHSAIQALLVPGNLKARQAAEHLQQHGFDVRPVLAPTVPEGTERIRVCIHTHNTEQEINDFLKCASLWF; from the coding sequence ATGAGTACTATTCCGGTCAACGAGTTTATGCTGCAGGCCTTGCAGCAACGCGAAAGTGAAGGAGCATTGCGTGCGCTTCGCATACCGGGAGAAACGGTTGATTTCTGTTCCAATGATTATTACGGTTTTGCCCGTTCGGTTGAATTTTCTGAACGGATAAATTCGGCAGCGGGTGCGCTTGCTTCGGGTTCGGGTGGTTCGCGGCTGCTGGCGGGCAACTCGTTATTTACCGAAGAAGCTGAACGAGAAATTGCCGGTATTTTTGAGGCCGAAACGGCACTTATTTATTCTTCGGGTTATGCGGCCAACTTAGGTTTTTTTCAGGCACTGGGCACGCGGCAGGCTACCGTGCTTTACGATGAATACATACATGCTTCCGTGCGCGACGGCATACGGCTTTCGATGGCCAGGGCGCATCATTTTGCGCACAATGATGTGAACGATCTCCGCCAAAAACTGGCACGTTGCAGCGGATTGGTCTTTGTGGCAGTGGAAGCTGTGTATTCGATGGATGGTGATGAAGCGCCGCTTGCCGAAATTGCAGCATGCTGCCGTCTTGCCGGAGCCAGTCTGGTGGTGGATGAGGCGCACAGCACGGGTGTATATTTCCCCGGCCTCACTGCCGAGCGCGGACTTCATGCGCAGGTATTTGCCCGGCTGCATACCTTTGGCAAGGCCGGTGGCGTACATGGTGCCGTGTGGACCGGATCGGCATTGCTCAGAAATTACCTGATAAATTTTTCGCGCCCGTTTATTTACACCACCGCTCCTTCGCCGCACAGTGTGGCTGCCATGCGCTATGCCAGCCGCGAAATGAAGCAGCAACAGCCACAACTCAAACAATTACTGCGCAATCGTATTGCCTATTTTCGCAGGCAGGCGGAGTTATTCCCTTCGCTGCAGCTTTTACCTTCCCATTCAGCCATACAGGCACTGCTTGTGCCCGGCAACTTAAAGGCACGGCAGGCCGCCGAACACCTGCAGCAGCACGGCTTTGATGTGAGGCCCGTGCTGGCGCCCACTGTGCCGGAAGGCACCGAGCGCATACGTGTATGCATTCATACGCATAACACTGAACAAGAAATCAATGATTTCTTAAAATGCGCTTCTTTGTGGTTTTGA
- the bioD gene encoding dethiobiotin synthase, whose protein sequence is MKNIFVTGIGTDVGKTVVSGILVEALQADYWKPVQTGSYFSTDSDKIRKYITNTRSQIHPETYVLRQYMSPHAAAELEDVRIDLDKIALPQTANRIVIEGAGGLMVPLNEDKFIIDLIVKLDAEVVVVIQNYLGSINHTLLTLDVLRFRNIPVMGVVFNGPPHQLSEEIILRHSGVPCIGRIMKEGVINQQVISRYAAQFNLQPV, encoded by the coding sequence ATGAAGAATATTTTTGTAACTGGTATTGGAACGGATGTTGGTAAAACTGTGGTTTCCGGCATTCTTGTAGAGGCCTTGCAGGCCGACTACTGGAAACCCGTGCAAACCGGCAGTTACTTTTCTACCGATTCAGACAAGATCCGTAAATACATCACCAATACCCGGTCGCAAATTCACCCCGAAACCTATGTGCTTCGCCAGTACATGTCGCCGCACGCTGCCGCCGAGCTTGAAGATGTGCGCATTGATCTCGATAAAATAGCGTTGCCTCAAACGGCTAACAGAATTGTGATTGAAGGTGCGGGCGGGCTTATGGTACCGCTCAATGAGGATAAATTCATTATTGATCTAATTGTGAAGTTAGATGCCGAAGTGGTAGTGGTGATTCAGAATTATCTCGGCAGCATTAATCATACCCTGCTTACGCTGGATGTACTTCGTTTCCGTAATATTCCGGTAATGGGTGTGGTGTTTAACGGACCGCCGCACCAGCTTTCGGAAGAAATTATTCTGCGTCATTCGGGCGTGCCCTGTATCGGCCGGATTATGAAAGAGGGGGTGATTAACCAGCAGGTAATCAGTCGCTACGCGGCGCAGTTTAATTTGCAGCCCGTCTGA
- the bioA gene encoding adenosylmethionine--8-amino-7-oxononanoate transaminase has protein sequence MSLAARDRAAVWHPFTPQLPAQDAVALVRGEGALLFDESGRGYVDAIASWWVNLHGHAHPYMASKIAVQLHTLEHAIFSGFTHAPAVELAERLLARLPYMSKVFYSDDGSTAVEVALKMALQYWHNQGTPRTRIIAFENAYHGDTFGAMSAGARNVFSRAFGPLLFDVVHIPLPLPGRESDSLEALREALNDNAAAFIAEPLVQGAGGMIMYEAEALDALYALCKAQGVPVIADEVMTGFGRTGTWFASDQQRVKPDMICLSKGLTGGFLPLGVTLCTETIHAAFLTSDRTRTFFHGHSYTANATACTAALASFDLMEQEQTWLQISALEAAQQAQVEKLKSHPAVWHARCKGTIAAFELRSTNETAYLNPLSERVHPFFFERGVILRPLGNIIYVLPPYCITAGQLQQVYHALEEFLETC, from the coding sequence ATGTCGTTGGCTGCGCGCGACCGTGCGGCGGTGTGGCATCCGTTTACGCCGCAACTGCCCGCGCAGGATGCCGTGGCGCTGGTGCGCGGTGAAGGTGCGTTGCTGTTTGACGAAAGCGGGCGCGGCTATGTGGATGCCATTGCCTCGTGGTGGGTAAACCTGCACGGGCATGCGCATCCTTACATGGCATCAAAAATTGCCGTGCAGCTACATACGCTTGAGCACGCCATTTTTTCGGGCTTTACGCATGCGCCTGCGGTGGAACTGGCCGAGCGGTTGCTTGCGCGGTTGCCTTACATGAGCAAGGTGTTTTATTCCGACGATGGCTCCACGGCTGTGGAAGTGGCGCTGAAAATGGCTTTGCAATACTGGCACAACCAAGGCACACCGCGCACACGCATCATCGCATTCGAAAATGCTTACCATGGCGATACATTCGGCGCCATGTCGGCCGGGGCGCGTAATGTATTCAGCCGTGCATTCGGGCCGTTGCTGTTTGATGTGGTGCATATTCCGTTGCCGCTGCCGGGGCGTGAAAGCGACAGCCTGGAAGCCTTGCGCGAAGCACTGAATGACAATGCCGCCGCATTCATTGCCGAGCCTTTGGTGCAGGGAGCCGGCGGTATGATTATGTATGAAGCCGAGGCGCTGGATGCGCTTTACGCACTTTGCAAAGCGCAGGGCGTGCCCGTAATTGCCGATGAGGTAATGACCGGTTTCGGCCGCACCGGCACGTGGTTTGCCTCAGACCAGCAACGCGTGAAACCGGATATGATTTGTTTGTCGAAAGGCCTTACGGGCGGCTTTCTTCCGCTCGGCGTCACACTCTGCACAGAAACCATTCACGCTGCATTTTTAACGAGCGACCGTACGCGCACATTTTTTCACGGCCACTCCTACACCGCCAATGCTACCGCATGTACTGCCGCATTGGCCAGTTTCGATTTAATGGAGCAGGAGCAGACGTGGCTTCAGATCAGCGCGCTTGAAGCAGCCCAACAGGCTCAGGTCGAAAAACTGAAATCGCATCCGGCTGTGTGGCATGCACGCTGCAAGGGTACAATAGCGGCGTTCGAACTGCGCAGTACAAACGAAACAGCTTACCTCAATCCGCTCAGCGAGCGTGTTCACCCGTTTTTCTTCGAACGTGGGGTAATCCTTCGCCCGTTGGGCAACATTATTTATGTGCTGCCGCCATACTGCATAACCGCCGGACAACTCCAACAGGTGTATCACGCGCTTGAAGAATTTCTCGAAACCTGCTAA
- a CDS encoding queuosine precursor transporter: protein MQLQHKRTRLLLILSAIFITSAITAELISAKLIQVPLDLGFINLGTYVAIIGILPWPVVFLTTDIVNEFYGRKVVRWLSVLTSAMIAYSFVIVYLGMQPKAFTGSPEAPIPGVADDATFNLVFGQSLWIIIGSITAFFISQLIDSFMFWIIRERTGGRFIWLRSTGSTVISQLIDSFVVLYIGFVVPGKFTHAQWWESGWLNYVLKLVIALGLTPLIYLFHYLVKKYLGKEDAEQQIRHTAEESLHHETAD from the coding sequence ATGCAACTTCAACACAAACGCACACGGCTGCTGCTCATTCTATCTGCTATTTTTATCACCAGTGCCATTACGGCCGAACTCATCAGCGCCAAACTCATTCAGGTGCCGCTTGATCTGGGTTTCATCAATCTGGGAACCTATGTAGCCATTATCGGTATTCTGCCCTGGCCGGTAGTGTTTCTGACCACCGATATTGTGAATGAGTTTTACGGCCGCAAGGTAGTGCGCTGGCTGTCGGTACTCACCAGTGCCATGATCGCCTATTCGTTCGTAATAGTCTATCTGGGTATGCAGCCCAAAGCTTTCACCGGCTCACCCGAAGCCCCCATTCCGGGTGTGGCCGACGACGCCACGTTTAATCTGGTCTTTGGCCAGTCGCTTTGGATTATCATCGGCAGCATCACTGCATTCTTTATCTCACAGCTTATCGATTCGTTTATGTTCTGGATCATCCGCGAACGCACCGGCGGCCGTTTTATCTGGCTGCGCAGTACCGGTTCCACCGTAATTTCCCAGCTCATCGACAGTTTTGTGGTGCTTTACATTGGTTTTGTAGTGCCTGGTAAATTTACCCATGCACAGTGGTGGGAAAGCGGCTGGCTCAATTATGTACTCAAGCTGGTCATTGCGCTTGGATTAACTCCGTTGATCTATCTCTTTCATTATCTCGTAAAAAAATACCTCGGTAAGGAAGACGCCGAACAACAAATCCGACATACAGCCGAAGAATCGCTGCATCATGAAACGGCTGATTAA
- the xerD gene encoding site-specific tyrosine recombinase XerD has translation MSWKADIQGFKNYLQLEQSLSPNSVEAYMHDIIRLNEFLQLRQYHVSATEITTFHLREFIKYLNELGMSATTQARMLSGLRAFFRYLLLENLIHTDPTELLESPRTSRHLPDTLSVDEIDLLLTHIDRSTPEGERNLAMLETLYSCGLRVSELVNLRISDLHIDEGYISVIGKGNKERLVPIGSRAAQLIELYRYQIRSKIAVQRNEEDILFLNRRGRRLTRVMIFTIIKQLAVKAGIRKVISPHTFRHSFATHLVEGGADLRAVQEMLGHASITTTEIYTHLDRNYLTEQVQSFHPRRKAD, from the coding sequence ATGAGCTGGAAAGCAGATATACAGGGATTCAAAAACTACCTGCAACTTGAACAGTCTTTATCGCCCAATTCGGTAGAGGCTTACATGCACGATATTATCCGTTTGAATGAATTTCTACAACTCCGTCAGTATCATGTTTCCGCTACTGAAATCACCACGTTTCATTTGCGCGAGTTTATAAAATACCTCAACGAACTGGGTATGAGCGCCACCACACAGGCCAGAATGCTCTCCGGGCTGCGTGCATTTTTCCGGTATCTCCTGCTCGAAAACCTCATTCACACCGACCCTACCGAATTACTTGAATCGCCACGTACCAGCAGGCACCTGCCCGATACGCTGAGTGTGGATGAAATAGACCTGCTGCTCACGCATATAGACCGCAGCACACCCGAAGGCGAGCGCAACCTGGCCATGCTTGAAACGCTTTACAGTTGCGGCCTGCGTGTATCGGAACTGGTAAACCTGCGCATTTCTGATTTGCATATTGACGAAGGCTATATCAGCGTAATTGGCAAAGGCAACAAGGAAAGACTGGTACCCATCGGCAGCCGCGCCGCGCAGCTCATCGAACTCTACCGCTATCAAATACGCTCAAAAATAGCCGTGCAGCGCAATGAAGAAGATATTTTATTCCTCAACCGGCGCGGACGCAGGCTTACACGGGTAATGATTTTCACCATCATTAAACAACTTGCCGTGAAAGCCGGCATCCGAAAAGTGATCAGTCCGCACACCTTCCGCCATTCTTTTGCCACACACCTGGTAGAAGGCGGTGCCGACTTGCGTGCAGTACAGGAAATGCTGGGGCACGCCTCTATTACTACCACTGAAATTTACACCCATCTCGACCGGAATTATCTGACTGAGCAGGTGCAGAGTTTTCATCCGCGCCGCAAAGCCGATTAA
- the aroQ gene encoding type II 3-dehydroquinate dehydratase: protein MRLLIINGPNLNLLGLRQPDIYGYTSFDEFLHVLRSKYPQVTFEYYQSNVEGELINKLHECGFVFDGIVLNAGAYTHTSVALGDAVSAIQAPVVEVHISNIFAREDFRHVSFIAPYCRGSIGGFGLQSYELAVQSFVNLLD, encoded by the coding sequence ATGCGACTGCTGATTATCAATGGCCCCAATCTTAATCTTCTGGGTTTGCGCCAGCCCGACATATACGGTTACACGTCATTCGACGAGTTTTTGCATGTGCTGAGAAGTAAATATCCGCAGGTTACTTTTGAATATTATCAGAGTAATGTGGAAGGTGAGCTTATCAATAAGTTGCATGAATGCGGTTTTGTTTTTGACGGTATTGTTCTTAATGCAGGGGCTTATACGCATACATCCGTAGCACTGGGCGATGCAGTTTCGGCTATTCAGGCACCGGTTGTAGAAGTGCATATCTCCAACATTTTTGCACGCGAAGATTTCAGGCATGTTTCATTTATTGCCCCCTATTGCCGAGGAAGTATTGGTGGTTTTGGCTTGCAAAGCTATGAACTGGCTGTGCAGAGCTTTGTGAATCTGTTGGATTGA
- a CDS encoding response regulator transcription factor, whose translation MKAIIIDDEVNSAEVLRLLVEQHCPQIDSLILIHDPKEAVEVVRKMQPDLIFLDVEMAGMNGFEVQEAIKGYYKVVIFTTAHSQYAIRALRSAAFDYLLKPIEMCELNDAINRAFHKVNESSKDESENNLKKRVERLELAMLNPGVQRLAVQSTDGYNMISYDDIIRLEAESNYTHVHTLKKKYTVARLLRNFEEQLLQSGFIRVHNSHLVNVKHIQHYQRGDGGYLIMSDKSHVEVSRSRKKEVLRVLLGEE comes from the coding sequence ATGAAAGCAATAATTATTGATGATGAAGTAAACAGTGCAGAGGTGCTAAGACTGCTCGTTGAACAACACTGTCCGCAAATTGATTCGCTCATACTAATTCACGATCCGAAAGAAGCTGTGGAAGTAGTTCGGAAAATGCAGCCCGATTTAATTTTTCTTGATGTGGAAATGGCCGGGATGAATGGATTTGAAGTACAAGAGGCAATAAAGGGGTATTACAAGGTTGTTATTTTCACCACAGCTCATTCTCAGTATGCAATAAGGGCATTGCGTAGTGCCGCATTTGATTATTTGCTGAAACCAATTGAAATGTGTGAACTTAATGATGCAATAAACCGGGCATTTCATAAAGTAAATGAATCTTCAAAGGACGAATCGGAAAACAATCTGAAAAAACGTGTTGAACGCCTGGAGCTGGCTATGCTGAACCCCGGTGTACAAAGGCTTGCCGTGCAAAGCACCGACGGCTACAATATGATTTCGTATGATGATATCATCAGACTTGAAGCCGAATCAAACTATACACATGTTCATACACTGAAAAAAAAATATACAGTTGCCCGGTTACTCAGGAATTTTGAAGAACAGCTTTTACAGTCGGGCTTTATCCGCGTGCATAATTCGCACCTTGTGAATGTGAAGCATATTCAACACTACCAGCGCGGCGATGGCGGGTATCTGATTATGTCAGATAAATCACATGTGGAAGTTTCAAGGAGCCGAAAAAAAGAAGTGCTGCGGGTATTGCTGGGTGAGGAGTAA
- a CDS encoding T9SS type A sorting domain-containing protein has product MKTFITLNLGMLLMSAGLNAQYFQHAYGSACEAMGDGTVAVSGPMGHIFTGHTDLYSGQDIQLVRTNTAGQISGMPFFNEVFRINGSSGTLYATPVKVLNTPTNEILVVSNTNNSFSTSPEFAVTKFTGTGAISWSSGFSDPAWNNATATSACLSNLYPNNIYVCGYVTTTSASLVVMPFILCIDWVNNTVLWSQTYDIRPLAADDNRPADIISPLSGNRLIMVGTSDNAGAIDGFFMEVDYNNGVPIQRSNPLGIGYEVMLYDNAGGIDIVTGIATRLTNTGSPFHIICGNSDFGSAIPNLRPWLFQINDMGVVQWSKELTYSVSSSFATVNDIIARVNTMGQHEYYLTGMVDVGYTYFNGDPVVFKCDNNGNPVDEFNFPMPGSATQNQWGVSLGIETSSGIEGLAIYCNDGAGFLTGAAGDMYVVKSYFNGVNGCNEVLTTFTSSNAPTNNFDYNVSTINSLTTTNISVVPLGSSGDTPNCNASSLANGSNVRLVNNGDQENGAELLLTPNPALSATQMLYLNTNYTGEKQTLICIINAEGREVQRQVLTIAGGEQRNCIKINEQLAAGIYLIRIQHGNSAETLKLIIE; this is encoded by the coding sequence ATGAAAACATTTATCACACTTAATTTAGGAATGCTGCTAATGTCGGCAGGACTCAATGCACAATACTTTCAACATGCCTACGGCAGCGCATGTGAAGCTATGGGAGATGGTACTGTTGCGGTGAGCGGTCCAATGGGGCACATATTTACCGGGCATACCGACTTATATTCAGGGCAGGACATCCAATTGGTCAGAACAAATACTGCGGGGCAAATCTCCGGGATGCCTTTTTTCAATGAGGTATTTCGAATAAACGGTTCTTCCGGGACACTCTATGCTACGCCGGTAAAAGTACTGAATACCCCAACAAATGAAATACTGGTTGTGAGCAACACCAATAATTCATTCTCCACAAGTCCCGAATTTGCAGTAACAAAATTTACGGGCACAGGCGCCATAAGCTGGAGCTCGGGATTCAGCGACCCGGCGTGGAATAATGCAACAGCCACATCGGCCTGTTTGTCAAATTTATACCCGAACAATATTTATGTGTGCGGTTATGTAACTACCACAAGTGCTTCATTGGTGGTAATGCCTTTTATTCTTTGCATCGACTGGGTTAATAATACTGTGCTATGGTCACAAACTTACGACATCCGCCCACTTGCAGCCGATGATAACCGTCCGGCCGATATCATATCCCCTTTGTCTGGCAACAGACTGATTATGGTAGGCACTAGTGACAATGCAGGTGCCATTGACGGTTTTTTTATGGAGGTGGATTATAACAATGGTGTCCCAATTCAACGCAGTAATCCTTTGGGAATCGGTTATGAAGTGATGCTCTATGATAATGCAGGAGGTATTGATATTGTTACAGGCATTGCCACCCGCCTAACCAATACAGGTTCGCCTTTCCATATTATCTGCGGGAACAGTGATTTCGGCTCTGCAATACCCAATTTGCGTCCCTGGCTGTTTCAGATTAATGATATGGGTGTAGTACAATGGAGTAAGGAACTGACATATTCTGTTTCAAGTTCTTTTGCTACCGTAAACGACATTATTGCACGCGTAAATACAATGGGGCAACATGAATATTACTTAACCGGAATGGTAGATGTTGGCTATACCTATTTTAACGGAGATCCTGTAGTATTCAAATGCGACAACAATGGAAATCCTGTAGATGAGTTTAACTTTCCGATGCCCGGATCCGCTACACAAAATCAATGGGGAGTGAGTCTGGGAATCGAAACTTCCTCAGGTATTGAAGGACTGGCAATATATTGTAATGACGGCGCGGGATTTCTTACCGGTGCTGCTGGCGATATGTATGTAGTCAAATCCTATTTCAATGGTGTAAATGGTTGCAATGAAGTACTGACCACATTCACTTCAAGCAATGCCCCCACCAACAATTTTGATTACAACGTGTCCACCATTAATTCACTGACCACTACAAATATTTCCGTTGTGCCTTTAGGATCATCTGGCGACACACCTAACTGCAATGCGTCTTCATTAGCTAATGGAAGTAATGTAAGACTCGTAAATAATGGAGATCAGGAAAACGGTGCTGAATTACTACTCACACCCAATCCGGCACTTTCTGCTACTCAAATGCTTTACCTAAACACGAATTATACCGGTGAAAAGCAGACACTTATTTGCATTATCAATGCGGAGGGTCGTGAAGTGCAACGTCAGGTTCTGACAATTGCTGGAGGCGAACAACGCAACTGCATAAAAATAAATGAGCAATTAGCCGCGGGCATCTATCTGATCCGGATACAGCATGGCAATAGTGCTGAAACGCTAAAATTGATTATCGAATAA